The Spirochaetia bacterium 38H-sp genome has a segment encoding these proteins:
- the ispE gene encoding 4-(cytidine 5'-diphospho)-2-C-methyl-D-erythritol kinase, translating to MAKDKFPYMIFSPAKVNLHLKILDRRADGYHNIFSLFQCVSMSDRIWICSLTEPSDLVDGVDATPGSNTLIKVLNEFRSYTGLDFFAHIRVEKNIPQGAGLGGGSSNAASLLKALNEIFSTQLGVDDLIEIGAKVGSDVPFFLKSPAAIVSGRGEVLKPIRARDDFFIVLVEPGFCVNTSDAYAWLDAYAEGNPGFFDMQDPNIEEQYLFFEPEKWDFYNSFLPVLLERFPILLDLERLLRTYGAVYTNVSGSGSTFFGVFNYESDAHNACVSLKKKGFSAHCVRPLSFFPG from the coding sequence ATGGCAAAAGATAAATTCCCCTATATGATTTTTTCTCCTGCTAAAGTTAATCTTCATTTAAAGATACTTGACAGAAGAGCGGATGGTTATCATAATATATTTTCGTTATTCCAGTGTGTATCCATGTCTGACAGGATATGGATTTGTTCTTTGACAGAACCGTCCGACTTGGTAGATGGTGTAGACGCCACTCCTGGGTCGAATACCTTGATAAAGGTATTAAATGAGTTTAGGTCTTATACCGGGCTTGATTTTTTTGCACATATACGTGTGGAGAAAAATATTCCTCAGGGTGCAGGTCTTGGAGGAGGCTCCAGTAATGCGGCATCTTTGCTCAAGGCTTTGAATGAGATTTTTTCTACACAGCTTGGTGTGGATGATCTTATAGAGATAGGTGCAAAAGTGGGGAGCGATGTTCCGTTTTTTTTAAAATCCCCTGCTGCAATTGTTTCTGGCAGAGGGGAGGTGCTAAAACCTATCAGAGCACGGGATGATTTTTTTATTGTTCTTGTTGAGCCTGGGTTTTGTGTTAATACTTCTGATGCCTATGCTTGGCTGGATGCATATGCTGAAGGAAATCCCGGGTTTTTTGATATGCAGGATCCTAATATAGAGGAGCAATATCTTTTTTTTGAGCCTGAGAAATGGGATTTTTATAATTCTTTTTTGCCTGTTCTTCTGGAACGTTTTCCAATCCTTCTAGACCTGGAGAGGTTATTGCGAACGTATGGTGCGGTCTATACCAATGTTAGTGGAAGCGGGAGTACTTTTTTTGGTGTTTTTAACTATGAGAGTGATGCACATAATGCATGCGTCAGTCTCAAGAAAAAAGGTTTTTCCGCACATTGTGTGAGACCTCTTTCTTTTTTCCCTGGGTAA
- the nadC gene encoding carboxylating nicotinate-nucleotide diphosphorylase has translation MNRFEKLCERFSSEIGLLVPLALKEDLSDVGDVTSDAIFDESTFGEAVLVSKGDGVLAGDFLFDFVCRSVCPDVTVEFYKEDGDILCRGDVVARIRGPVRYILRAERVALNFIAFLSGIATETKRFVDAASKYGRVVILDTRKTLPGYRRLSKYAVMCGGGSNHRMGLFDMVMIKDNHVDAAGSISAAVERVRSVWGDRFRVEVECRSVSDVEEAVSAGADIVMLDNMDADECAVAVKRFSGRVKFEASGDMSIERLSAFAASGVDYISVGRITHSAPAFNFSVKYSN, from the coding sequence ATGAATAGATTTGAAAAGCTTTGCGAGCGGTTTTCTTCCGAGATTGGGCTTCTTGTTCCTCTTGCTCTTAAGGAGGATTTGTCCGATGTCGGGGATGTTACTAGCGATGCTATTTTTGATGAGTCTACTTTTGGAGAGGCTGTTCTTGTGAGCAAGGGCGATGGGGTGTTGGCTGGGGATTTTTTGTTTGATTTTGTTTGTCGTTCTGTTTGTCCTGATGTCACTGTGGAGTTCTATAAGGAGGATGGGGATATTTTGTGCCGTGGGGATGTAGTGGCGCGTATCCGCGGGCCTGTGAGGTATATTTTGCGTGCAGAGAGGGTAGCTCTTAATTTTATTGCGTTTTTGTCGGGCATTGCAACGGAGACAAAGCGTTTTGTGGATGCTGCTTCAAAGTATGGAAGGGTTGTTATTCTGGATACCAGGAAAACTTTGCCGGGTTATAGGCGGTTATCCAAGTATGCTGTTATGTGTGGTGGCGGTAGCAATCATAGGATGGGGTTGTTTGATATGGTTATGATTAAGGATAATCATGTTGATGCTGCCGGGTCAATTTCTGCTGCTGTTGAGCGTGTCAGGTCTGTCTGGGGGGATAGGTTTAGGGTGGAGGTTGAGTGTCGCTCTGTCTCCGATGTGGAGGAGGCTGTTTCTGCTGGTGCGGATATTGTTATGCTTGATAATATGGATGCGGATGAATGTGCCGTTGCCGTAAAGCGGTTTTCTGGTAGGGTCAAGTTTGAGGCTTCTGGTGATATGTCGATTGAGAGGTTATCTGCTTTTGCTGCAAGTGGGGTTGATTATATTTCTGTTGGTAGAATTACTCATTCTGCACCTGCTTTTAATTTTTCTGTTAAGTATTCCAATTGA
- the rsfS gene encoding ribosome silencing factor, with the protein MADIVSNDSRLDVAKQVASVLDSHKAGNVVLLDVRECSSIADYFIICTSNSDAHLRGLVSHLKDFFEDVGIRVLRSSSAVEWFLLDCGDIIVNIMNSDTRDFYRLEELWHDAPVIFQSSGSN; encoded by the coding sequence ATGGCAGATATTGTAAGTAATGATAGTAGACTTGATGTAGCAAAGCAGGTAGCGTCTGTGCTTGATTCTCATAAGGCAGGGAATGTGGTTCTTCTTGATGTGCGTGAGTGTTCTTCTATTGCGGACTATTTTATAATATGTACTTCTAATAGTGATGCCCATTTGAGGGGACTTGTTTCTCACTTGAAGGATTTTTTTGAAGATGTCGGTATAAGGGTTTTGCGCAGTAGTTCTGCTGTAGAATGGTTTTTACTTGATTGTGGTGATATTATTGTTAATATTATGAATTCCGATACTCGAGACTTTTACAGGCTTGAAGAACTATGGCATGATGCGCCCGTTATTTTTCAGTCTTCTGGCTCAAATTGA
- the yqeK gene encoding bis(5'-nucleosyl)-tetraphosphatase (symmetrical) YqeK: protein MNTLVKKDYTTLIRHLPEVHSYIKANLSEKRYLHSLRVARVSAFLCRREGLPAISGHLAGLSHDMARELSDELILDYAGRIGYKRDDTYDSVVLLHGMAGRYILAKMFGVVDEDVLSAVEHHTLGHPKLTLLGKIVFCADYIEPGRDYISFEKYNSFISMPLNDMVVSVVDDCRKRGYKIHPITQMMIDNIVFLREACVDQKG from the coding sequence ATGAATACATTAGTAAAAAAGGATTATACCACGTTGATAAGACATCTTCCTGAAGTGCATTCGTATATCAAGGCTAATTTATCAGAAAAACGGTATTTGCATTCTTTGAGAGTGGCAAGGGTTTCCGCTTTTTTGTGCAGAAGAGAGGGACTGCCTGCCATAAGTGGGCATCTTGCCGGCCTTTCCCATGATATGGCAAGAGAGCTTTCTGATGAGTTAATTCTTGATTATGCGGGACGTATTGGTTATAAGCGTGATGATACTTATGATAGTGTTGTTCTTTTGCATGGTATGGCCGGACGATATATTCTGGCGAAAATGTTTGGAGTGGTGGATGAGGATGTTCTATCTGCTGTGGAGCATCATACTTTGGGGCATCCAAAACTGACCTTGCTTGGTAAGATAGTTTTTTGTGCCGATTATATTGAGCCTGGTAGAGATTATATTTCTTTTGAAAAGTATAATAGTTTTATATCTATGCCGTTAAATGATATGGTTGTTTCTGTTGTTGATGATTGTAGAAAAAGAGGTTATAAAATCCATCCTATTACTCAGATGATGATTGATAATATAGTGTTCTTGAGGGAGGCTTGTGTTGACCAGAAAGGATAG
- a CDS encoding LCP family protein, whose protein sequence is MTRKDRERRIIIIVFSIVFIIIFAASFYIYNRVNKDKFSVLIDKKGIVSILFTVHDDKRPLMTELLLFSKNGNGAFLDIPANVSYLYSDEKRIDELALAFSKRGIEGYRKTVESLLNRSVDFVFDVSLENFVNVVDFLEGLYVFVPEAIEMESPNVNIPSGNVRLDGDKIKQLLLYSQIGEEGYPSSSDAVDARYQIFSALLVSMKEWSDYFINDSKFLSVFFSVWDKKMDKASFRALMRGFKSSFPDQFIARTVLGKITVVDDLPLLFPHDNGSHLVSSLKEIENVITSDNPTSAFDISIRIRILNGTTIQGLASRTKALFESFGYDVIGVGNFSTDSLEKTIIIDRDGDFSDSEVVAKFINCDNVVFEQDDTALEDVTVVLGRDFDGRYCK, encoded by the coding sequence TTGACCAGAAAGGATAGGGAGAGACGCATAATTATAATTGTTTTCTCTATTGTGTTTATTATTATATTTGCTGCTTCTTTTTATATTTATAATAGGGTAAATAAAGATAAATTTTCTGTTCTCATAGATAAGAAGGGGATCGTATCTATTTTATTCACTGTTCATGATGATAAAAGACCTTTGATGACAGAATTGCTTTTGTTTTCAAAAAATGGCAATGGGGCTTTTTTGGATATTCCTGCCAATGTGAGTTATTTGTATTCTGATGAGAAGAGAATAGATGAACTTGCGCTTGCTTTTTCTAAGAGAGGTATAGAGGGATACCGAAAAACGGTTGAATCTTTGTTGAATAGGTCTGTGGATTTTGTTTTTGATGTGTCTCTTGAAAATTTTGTAAATGTTGTGGATTTTCTTGAGGGTTTATATGTATTTGTTCCAGAAGCTATAGAAATGGAGTCCCCTAATGTTAATATTCCTTCTGGTAATGTCAGATTGGATGGCGATAAGATAAAGCAGTTGCTCTTGTATTCTCAGATTGGTGAGGAGGGGTATCCTTCTTCTTCCGATGCTGTGGATGCACGATACCAGATTTTCTCGGCCTTACTTGTTTCTATGAAAGAGTGGTCCGATTACTTTATCAATGATTCCAAATTTTTGTCTGTTTTCTTTTCTGTATGGGATAAAAAGATGGATAAGGCTTCTTTTAGAGCTTTGATGAGAGGTTTTAAGAGTTCTTTTCCTGATCAGTTTATAGCAAGGACGGTATTGGGTAAAATTACTGTTGTTGATGATTTACCTCTTCTTTTTCCTCATGATAATGGTTCTCACCTTGTGTCGTCTTTAAAGGAGATTGAAAATGTTATAACCAGCGATAATCCTACCTCTGCTTTTGATATTTCTATCAGGATCAGGATTCTCAATGGTACCACCATACAGGGGTTAGCAAGCAGAACAAAAGCTCTTTTTGAGAGTTTTGGTTATGATGTTATAGGTGTTGGTAATTTTTCTACTGATTCTCTTGAAAAAACTATAATTATTGACAGGGATGGAGATTTTTCTGATTCTGAGGTTGTTGCAAAATTTATAAATTGTGATAATGTTGTTTTTGAGCAGGATGATACTGCTCTTGAGGATGTTACTGTTGTTCTTGGGAGAGATTTTGATGGCAGATATTGTAAGTAA
- the nadD gene encoding nicotinate (nicotinamide) nucleotide adenylyltransferase: MKLLMFGGTFNPVHIGHLFIAEEARVSLGYDKVIFVPAYKPAHKQIVSGVLPEDRLNMLSLAIKNNEFFSVDDCEITRRGVSYTLDTIDYLYNRFSPEGKLGLLIGDDLVPGFSTWKKADVLPELVDIVIARRTSESPYKVEWRHRYITNTIIHVSSSDIRNRVAENRAFRYLVPYEVYEYISKKGLYHVDKTSS, translated from the coding sequence ATGAAGCTTCTCATGTTTGGCGGGACTTTTAATCCGGTTCATATAGGTCATCTTTTTATAGCGGAAGAAGCTCGAGTTTCTCTTGGATATGATAAAGTTATTTTTGTTCCAGCGTATAAGCCTGCTCATAAGCAAATTGTCTCCGGTGTTTTACCTGAAGATAGATTAAATATGCTTTCTCTTGCCATAAAAAACAATGAGTTCTTTTCTGTAGATGATTGTGAAATAACTAGAAGAGGTGTCTCCTATACTCTTGATACTATAGATTATCTTTATAATCGCTTCTCTCCGGAAGGAAAATTGGGTCTATTGATAGGAGATGATCTTGTGCCGGGCTTTTCTACCTGGAAGAAGGCAGATGTTCTTCCCGAGCTTGTGGATATTGTTATTGCCAGAAGAACGTCAGAATCTCCTTATAAAGTGGAGTGGAGGCATAGATATATTACTAATACTATAATACATGTTTCTTCTTCTGATATCAGGAACAGAGTTGCTGAAAATAGGGCTTTTAGATATCTTGTACCTTATGAGGTATATGAATACATTAGTAAAAAAGGATTATACCACGTTGATAAGACATCTTCCTGA
- the obgE gene encoding GTPase ObgE, with product MEKFVDEVVIELSSGKGGDGSVSFRREKYIPKGGPDGGDGGDGGSVVFVIKENLKTLLHLSHKPFLRAKNGEPGKGKKMHGKKGEDLIIEVPPGTVIRDADTGELIKDLSDISEPWTFLKGGKGGKGNVHYKSSVRQVPRYAQPGKPGITKRVVIELRLIADIGLVGFPNAGKSTLLSVLTNAHPRIAPYPFTTKIPNLGVLYVNDFELILADIPGIIEGASHGAGLGHKFLKHISRTSCIAYMIDLSDDNYRDALDILKSELVSYGYGLEDKPYIIIGTKLDMPDTADRLEELKKMNPDDTVIGISSVKREGLDTLIKNFYAMYMSARTPEDG from the coding sequence GTGGAAAAATTCGTAGATGAGGTAGTGATAGAGCTGTCTTCCGGAAAAGGGGGAGATGGCTCTGTGTCTTTTAGAAGGGAAAAATATATTCCCAAGGGTGGTCCTGACGGGGGAGATGGTGGGGACGGTGGTTCTGTCGTTTTTGTTATAAAAGAAAATCTAAAAACCCTTTTACATCTTAGTCATAAACCTTTTTTGCGTGCAAAGAACGGAGAACCCGGAAAAGGTAAAAAAATGCATGGTAAAAAAGGTGAAGATCTTATAATAGAAGTTCCCCCGGGTACTGTTATAAGGGATGCTGATACTGGAGAACTTATAAAGGATCTCTCGGATATATCTGAGCCGTGGACTTTTTTGAAAGGTGGAAAGGGAGGAAAAGGGAATGTCCATTATAAGTCCTCTGTGCGTCAGGTTCCGCGCTATGCCCAACCGGGAAAACCTGGAATAACAAAAAGAGTAGTTATAGAATTAAGGCTTATTGCTGATATCGGCCTTGTGGGGTTTCCTAACGCGGGTAAATCTACTCTTTTGAGTGTTCTTACCAATGCGCATCCTAGAATCGCTCCCTATCCTTTTACGACAAAAATTCCCAATTTGGGTGTATTGTATGTAAATGATTTTGAGCTTATTTTGGCTGATATTCCTGGTATAATAGAGGGAGCAAGTCATGGTGCCGGATTGGGGCATAAGTTTTTAAAGCATATTTCCAGAACATCTTGTATAGCTTATATGATTGATTTGTCTGATGACAATTATAGAGATGCTCTTGATATTCTTAAATCCGAGCTTGTGTCTTACGGTTATGGTCTTGAGGATAAGCCCTATATTATTATAGGAACCAAACTTGATATGCCTGATACTGCAGATAGGCTTGAAGAGCTGAAGAAAATGAATCCTGATGATACGGTGATTGGTATTTCTTCTGTAAAGAGAGAAGGGCTTGATACGCTTATCAAAAATTTTTATGCCATGTATATGTCTGCAAGGACCCCGGAGGATGGCTAA
- the spoVG gene encoding septation regulator SpoVG, with protein MEVTDIRIKKVEGDGKLKAYVTVTFDDCFVVHNIKVIEGKNGAFIAMPSRKTKDGEYKDVAHPIKADFRERLQSSILSMYENMGEKLEVSSSESAN; from the coding sequence ATGGAAGTAACAGACATCAGAATCAAGAAAGTAGAGGGGGACGGTAAGCTCAAGGCTTATGTTACTGTAACCTTTGACGACTGCTTTGTTGTGCATAATATAAAGGTGATTGAGGGTAAAAACGGTGCCTTTATAGCTATGCCCAGCAGAAAAACAAAGGATGGAGAATATAAAGATGTTGCACATCCCATAAAGGCAGATTTTAGAGAGAGGTTACAAAGTAGTATTTTGTCAATGTATGAGAATATGGGAGAAAAACTGGAAGTTTCTTCTTCCGAGAGTGCTAACTGA
- the nadB gene encoding L-aspartate oxidase → MITHRMYVDVLVLGSGLAGLSAAISAADEGLDVLVVSKESELKECNTFYAQGGIVFSGEGDSPDLLARDIEQAGAGVCFSDAVRLVAEEGPSLVKRYLIDDVGVEFDVSREGFDFTREGAHSIRRILHVHDETGRAIELSFLRRVTDHQRISLAAGYTAIDLITNSHNSSNPEELYRPTRVMGAYLLDSSGNVLIVFAAAVVLATGGVGNLFLNTSNPPGATGDGVAMAYRAGVPIINAHYIQFHPTVLFHRDLKRLLITEAFRGEGARLLNHSGEYFMERYSPDKKDLAPRDEVSRAIYAEMEAEGSDFVFLDARNLDVDIKDRFSNIYAKCLEVGLDITKDPIPVVPAAHYFCGGVKTDLSGATIIPGLYAVGECACNGVHGANRLASVSLLEALVFGIRAGKDIASRAKKPSKLLMSEIRDWIYPAKEEFFDPVLIESDLKYLRVLMWNYVGIVRTRKRLERAMSDIHYLKQRIEQFYKSAEVRKDIVELRNAVLVAEIITRTAYANPSSIGCHYIKTD, encoded by the coding sequence TTGATTACTCATAGGATGTATGTGGATGTTCTTGTTCTTGGCTCCGGTCTTGCAGGACTAAGTGCGGCTATTTCTGCTGCGGATGAGGGGCTGGATGTCCTTGTTGTTTCCAAGGAAAGTGAGCTTAAAGAGTGTAATACTTTTTATGCACAGGGGGGTATAGTTTTTTCGGGTGAGGGAGACTCTCCTGATTTGTTGGCTAGAGATATCGAGCAGGCAGGTGCTGGGGTATGCTTTTCTGATGCTGTAAGGCTTGTTGCGGAAGAAGGACCTTCTCTTGTGAAACGCTATCTTATTGATGATGTTGGTGTTGAATTTGATGTTTCCAGAGAGGGGTTTGATTTTACTCGTGAGGGTGCTCATAGTATCAGAAGAATTTTGCATGTTCATGATGAGACGGGGCGTGCTATAGAATTATCTTTTCTTAGGCGTGTTACTGACCATCAAAGGATTTCTCTTGCTGCTGGATATACGGCTATAGATTTGATTACCAACTCTCATAATTCTTCTAATCCGGAGGAGCTGTATAGGCCTACACGGGTTATGGGAGCTTATCTTTTGGATTCTTCTGGTAATGTGCTTATTGTTTTTGCTGCTGCTGTTGTTCTTGCTACAGGTGGTGTTGGGAATCTTTTTTTGAATACGTCCAATCCGCCAGGAGCAACCGGTGATGGTGTTGCTATGGCTTATAGAGCAGGGGTTCCTATTATAAATGCCCATTATATTCAATTTCATCCTACTGTTCTTTTTCATAGGGATTTGAAGCGGCTTCTTATTACTGAGGCTTTTAGAGGGGAGGGGGCTAGGCTTCTTAACCATAGCGGTGAGTATTTTATGGAGCGATATAGTCCAGATAAGAAGGACCTTGCTCCTAGGGATGAGGTTTCTAGGGCTATATATGCCGAGATGGAGGCGGAAGGGTCAGATTTTGTATTTCTTGATGCAAGAAATCTTGATGTTGATATAAAGGATCGTTTTTCTAATATATATGCAAAGTGTCTTGAGGTTGGTCTGGATATTACCAAAGATCCTATTCCTGTTGTTCCTGCTGCACATTATTTTTGTGGAGGTGTAAAGACGGATCTCAGTGGGGCCACAATTATTCCAGGCCTGTATGCTGTGGGTGAGTGTGCCTGTAATGGAGTACATGGTGCTAATAGGCTTGCTTCTGTCTCTTTGCTGGAAGCTTTGGTGTTTGGGATAAGGGCAGGAAAAGATATTGCTTCTCGTGCAAAGAAACCTTCTAAGTTGCTTATGTCAGAGATAAGAGATTGGATATATCCTGCAAAAGAAGAGTTTTTTGATCCTGTTCTCATAGAGAGTGATCTTAAGTATCTTAGGGTTCTTATGTGGAATTATGTTGGCATTGTAAGAACACGTAAAAGGCTGGAAAGGGCTATGTCTGATATCCATTATTTAAAACAGCGTATAGAGCAGTTTTATAAATCTGCAGAAGTTCGCAAGGATATTGTTGAGCTTAGAAATGCAGTCCTTGTTGCTGAGATAATAACTAGGACAGCTTATGCTAATCCGTCTTCTATTGGATGCCATTATATAAAAACGGATTGA
- a CDS encoding chemotaxis protein CheX, which translates to MEQKIKTILAESLRDILKETKIKTKQTIDPEEKNTKTEIISSLGIVGKYKGYGLLFFDKNTALKFTTEASRALGYALEGTTLTELHRSFILEFTNQLFGRLVSKLSTIGIDSMLTPPSLLMGNNLNPISIAKAQETTAKIEGNFGKIFIKLILKNK; encoded by the coding sequence ATGGAACAAAAGATAAAAACCATACTAGCAGAAAGCCTGAGAGACATATTAAAAGAGACCAAGATAAAAACAAAACAAACCATAGATCCGGAAGAAAAAAATACAAAAACAGAAATAATCAGTTCATTGGGTATAGTAGGCAAATATAAAGGCTACGGACTATTATTTTTTGACAAAAACACAGCCCTAAAATTTACGACAGAAGCATCAAGAGCATTGGGCTACGCATTGGAAGGCACTACCCTGACAGAACTTCACAGATCATTCATTCTGGAATTTACCAATCAACTCTTTGGCAGACTGGTGAGCAAACTCTCGACAATAGGAATAGACTCCATGCTAACACCACCATCACTTCTTATGGGAAACAACCTCAACCCTATATCAATAGCAAAAGCTCAGGAAACAACAGCAAAAATAGAAGGAAATTTTGGCAAAATATTTATAAAACTTATACTCAAGAACAAATGA
- the pth gene encoding aminoacyl-tRNA hydrolase, with the protein MARTLYILGLGNPGKRYASTRHNVGWWLVDSMALYFNLSFSLKKNYEEAFGNVKGNKVVLIKPLTYMNNSGSIFKNMFFPKDGLPDNLIICADQVDLSPGNGRLRLAGGHAGHNGIKSIISDLGTNNFYRYYIGVGRQAPGQDLADYVLSIPTPDEKTRIFETIERFVNTFNDLLNMEYQRVMEVLNKRYYND; encoded by the coding sequence GTGGCAAGAACCTTATATATCCTTGGATTGGGTAATCCGGGTAAGCGCTATGCATCTACACGGCATAATGTTGGTTGGTGGCTGGTAGATAGTATGGCGCTTTATTTTAACTTATCGTTTTCTTTAAAGAAGAATTATGAAGAGGCTTTTGGTAATGTGAAAGGCAATAAAGTTGTTTTGATAAAGCCTCTTACATACATGAACAACTCGGGTTCTATTTTTAAAAATATGTTTTTCCCAAAGGATGGACTTCCAGACAATCTTATAATATGTGCAGATCAGGTTGATCTGTCTCCTGGTAATGGGAGGCTAAGACTGGCAGGAGGTCATGCGGGACATAATGGTATAAAATCAATTATATCGGATCTGGGAACCAATAATTTTTATCGTTATTATATTGGTGTGGGCAGGCAAGCTCCAGGACAGGATCTTGCAGATTATGTACTTTCCATACCAACTCCTGATGAGAAAACAAGGATTTTTGAGACAATAGAAAGATTTGTAAATACGTTTAATGACTTACTCAATATGGAATATCAACGGGTTATGGAGGTGTTAAATAAGCGTTATTACAATGATTAA
- the tilS gene encoding tRNA lysidine(34) synthetase TilS, whose amino-acid sequence MIKEKVISFFNMHPFLKRSRIAVALSGGPDSVALLHVLYELSSFFNLRLSVVYVEHGIRAYEERARERQMVLDYSKKYNLILHEKIVAPGFIEHVASEKSRSVEDVARDIRYDFFSSLVKEDKTDYIATAHTEDDQVETIFMRVLSGSDIFGLRGIPAIRLPYIRPLLTCTKEELLRYISELSLAYVVDSSNLSNDYLRNKIRNIAFPFLEKYFSGIKSGLLALSQKAEIFSKELQVLKTSLVWNYDSYGYYVDYNSFLHASEFERYMCLYEVFSMLGNNLPFSELPFKHIYGLIKDPKNISSIRLLSGRGFFLERCGDKIYVTRELAYGLENGYFLEVKTPGKYMLGNIGYVIIDFVEYGKNPVGTFSFPWCNERAFIIRSKKPGDVIEFSNHKKAINKFLQEWNVPVDRRGMLPIIEDTELGIVAILGSVFNKGQDIIRHGLPASTMQVAIKFLQER is encoded by the coding sequence ATGATTAAAGAAAAAGTTATTTCTTTTTTTAATATGCATCCTTTTTTAAAAAGATCAAGGATTGCTGTTGCTCTCTCAGGTGGTCCCGATAGTGTAGCCCTTCTGCATGTTTTGTATGAATTATCCTCCTTTTTTAACTTACGCCTTTCTGTTGTCTATGTCGAGCATGGTATTAGAGCATATGAGGAAAGAGCAAGAGAAAGACAAATGGTACTGGACTATTCTAAAAAATATAATCTTATATTACATGAAAAAATAGTTGCTCCTGGTTTTATAGAACACGTTGCATCTGAGAAATCAAGAAGTGTAGAAGATGTTGCAAGAGATATCAGATATGATTTTTTTTCCAGTCTTGTGAAAGAAGATAAAACGGATTATATTGCTACTGCACATACTGAAGACGATCAGGTAGAGACTATTTTTATGCGTGTTTTGAGTGGTTCTGATATTTTTGGTTTGCGTGGTATACCTGCTATTAGATTACCATATATCCGTCCTCTCCTGACGTGTACAAAAGAAGAGCTGTTAAGGTATATTTCTGAATTATCACTGGCATATGTAGTGGATAGCTCTAATCTTTCTAACGATTATTTAAGAAACAAGATTAGAAATATCGCTTTTCCTTTTTTAGAAAAATATTTTTCAGGGATAAAATCCGGGTTGCTTGCGCTTTCTCAAAAGGCAGAAATATTTTCCAAAGAATTGCAAGTATTAAAGACTTCTCTTGTTTGGAATTATGATTCATATGGTTATTATGTTGATTATAACAGTTTCTTACATGCCAGTGAGTTTGAACGTTATATGTGTCTGTACGAAGTATTCTCGATGTTGGGAAATAATTTACCTTTTTCCGAGTTGCCTTTTAAACATATATATGGACTTATAAAGGATCCCAAGAATATTTCCAGCATCAGATTGCTGTCGGGCAGAGGCTTTTTTTTGGAAAGATGCGGAGATAAAATATATGTAACAAGGGAGCTTGCTTATGGTTTGGAAAATGGTTATTTTCTAGAAGTGAAAACACCTGGCAAATATATGCTAGGAAATATAGGCTATGTTATAATTGATTTTGTGGAATATGGAAAAAATCCTGTTGGAACTTTTTCTTTTCCATGGTGTAATGAAAGGGCTTTTATAATACGTTCCAAAAAGCCTGGAGATGTTATTGAGTTTTCTAACCATAAGAAGGCAATAAATAAGTTTCTTCAGGAGTGGAATGTCCCAGTGGACAGAAGAGGGATGTTGCCTATAATAGAGGATACGGAGTTAGGAATAGTAGCTATACTTGGCTCTGTTTTTAATAAGGGGCAAGATATAATAAGACATGGTCTTCCTGCTTCTACGATGCAGGTTGCGATAAAATTTTTACAGGAGAGATAG
- a CDS encoding 50S ribosomal protein L25 — protein MKNVTLTASKRVAGNKSKTNALRRQGFIPAVVYGAGEEIPVSVNAREFNKTFHGAISENIRIDLDISGDKKRQVLIKDYQYDPIKSKIVHLDFIELDPNKPIKTHVPVHLEGNAPGVKLGGILEFFTQELEVECLPKDLPEYIVVNIDNLNLGDSIHVADISLPNGVKIISSNEQTVVAVTHATKESTDVVSEEETEEEVSE, from the coding sequence GTGAAGAATGTAACACTTACTGCCTCTAAAAGAGTAGCTGGTAATAAAAGCAAAACAAATGCTCTCAGACGACAGGGTTTTATTCCTGCTGTTGTTTATGGTGCCGGAGAAGAGATTCCTGTGTCTGTAAATGCACGTGAATTTAACAAGACTTTTCATGGTGCTATCTCCGAAAATATTAGGATAGATCTTGATATTTCTGGAGATAAAAAAAGACAGGTTCTTATCAAGGATTACCAGTATGATCCTATCAAGTCCAAGATTGTTCATCTTGATTTTATAGAGCTTGATCCCAATAAGCCTATAAAGACTCATGTTCCTGTTCATCTGGAAGGTAATGCTCCTGGCGTGAAGTTAGGTGGTATTTTGGAGTTTTTTACTCAGGAACTTGAGGTGGAATGTTTGCCCAAAGATCTTCCGGAGTATATTGTTGTTAATATAGATAACCTTAACCTAGGTGATTCTATCCATGTTGCTGATATTTCTCTTCCTAATGGTGTTAAAATTATTTCTTCTAATGAACAGACTGTTGTTGCCGTAACTCATGCTACAAAAGAATCCACTGATGTGGTATCAGAAGAAGAGACAGAGGAAGAGGTTTCTGAATAA